From Carassius auratus strain Wakin chromosome 22, ASM336829v1, whole genome shotgun sequence, a single genomic window includes:
- the LOC113039341 gene encoding uncharacterized protein LOC113039341, protein MTRPGHLKKGHILSRVPFLGRRMFSETKGVGETRFQPATSSQLQNGIQRPQADILAYFGTGDHGTNTCGPKRQNSPLNGYTARKHLAVQGGHAQLDMTGQICQTSVQLNRPPGTGLQHNSVSVNYSLRECSFVVHRHQTEPHPFLRKCARDAPTQFRGHGNCGVPVCAAEQQSGSVQGALLMEQHASDWTDASDTHNSTFNKDEELCTSNRQGTSRRCLGPVMQDSNGPSLANQVLLSTKDVDKTNSNPLKCKAKVPQGDLSGPGRGSYAFSSKQSERAIRDQIQRVVVNLEEVLHGLKEIHLEMKEVVQKIDLLTADIDMDNEEPGDPLKGCHSGKIQGVCSDKSAHKTPTPSLAPPAYPIKDQGLHDAGQKQESTQELVISQRHTSGTSSRRRSQKPPPYPYASTMGRVNPKAKDKVQKTPPYPFRRRLLSTIV, encoded by the exons ATGACAAGGCCGGGACACTTAAAGAAGGGACACATCCTCTCGAGAGTACCCTTCTTGGGCCGCAGAATGTTCTCCGAGACAAAAGGGGTCGGAGAGACACGCTTTCAACCCGCCACTTCAAGCCAACTACAAAATGGAATACAAAGACCTCAAGCGGACATCCTTGCTTATTTTGGGACTGGGGACCACGGAACGAACACCTGTGGACCAAAGCGGCAGAATTCCCCCCTTAATGGATACACTGCCAGGAAACATTTAGCTGTTCAGGGGGGTCATGCACAGCTAGACATGACTGGCCAGATTTGTCAGACCAGCGTGCAGTTGAACCGGCCTCCAGGGACGGGGCTGCAACATAACAGCGTCTCTGTGAACTACAGCTTGAGAGAATGCAGCTTTGTGGTCCACCGGCACCAGACCGAGCCACACCCCTTCTTGAGGAAGTGTGCTCGAGACGCGCCAACACAGTTCAGAGGTCATGGAAACTGTGGAGTGCCTGTTTGTGCAGCTGAGCAACAATCGGGCTCTGTGCAAGGGGCCTTGCTTATGGAACAACATGCATCAGACTGGACGGACGCAAGTGACACTCACAATTCAACCTTTAATAAGGATGAAGAACTTTGTACTTCTAACAGACAGGGAACTTCACGTAGATGTCTGGGACCTGTGATGCAAGACTCAAACGGACCTAGTCTGGCAAATCAAGTTTTGCTGTCTACCAAAGATGTCGACAAGACCAATTCGAACCCCCTTAAGTGTAAAGCAAAGGTGCCCCAAGGGGATCTCAGTGGACCTGGAAGAGGGTCTTACGCTTTCAGCTCTAAGCAGTCGGAAAGAGCTATTCGGGACCAGATCCAAAGAGTTGTTGTGAATCTTGAGGAGGTTCTACATGGCCTGAAAGAGATACACCTGGAAATGAAGGAG GTGGTCCAGAAGATAGACCTTCTGACGGCCGATATTGATATGGACAATGAAGAACCAGGGGACCCTTTAAAAGGATGCCACTCAGGAAAGATACAAGGAGTCTGCTCTGACAAGTCAGCCCACAAAACACCAACTCCATCTTTGGCACCACCAGCATATCCCATAAAAGATCAAGGGCTGCATGATGCAGGTCAAAAACAGGAATCAACTCAGGAGTTGGTAATTTCTCAAAGACATACATCTGGGACCTCTTCAAGGCGCAGGAGCCAGAAGCCTCCACCTTACCCCTACGCCAGCACAATGGGAAGAGTGAATCCGAAAGCAAAAGACAAAGTTCAGAAGACGCCACCATACCCATTTAGACGGAGACTGCTCTCAACCATTGTTTGA
- the LOC113039364 gene encoding myeloid-derived growth factor produces MACNVHINSCAKLLLLLVVLCAARAFAERTKTLDFDVKPGGVVQTFSAKLKKYKCTFTYACQGGTNEQWQMSVGLSDDEQMFSCSVWRPQGKSYLFFTQFKAEIKGAKIEYATAYSQMAVGGQRDVALKEEEYIVSESSVTHREGKFHSELSKLTVIGRTRHDEL; encoded by the exons ATGGCATGCAATGTTCACATAAACTCGTGTGCAAAGCTTCTGCTGCTGTTGGTCGTGTTGTGCGCGGCTCGCGCTTTTGCTGAAAGAACTAAAACCCTCGACTTCGATGTCAAACCTGGAGGAGTTGTGCAGACTTTCTCTGCTAAACTC AAAAAGTATAAATGCACCTTCACATATGCGTGTCAAGGAGGAACCAATGAG CAATGGCAAATGAGCGTTGGACTAAGTGATGATGAGCAGATGTTTTCCTGTTCAGTATGGAG GCCTCAAGGGAAGTCCTACTTGTTTTTTACCCAGTTCAAAGCAGAGATAAAAGGAGCCAAGATTGAGTACGCCACTGCATAT TCCCAGATGGCCGTGGGTGGACAGAGGGATGTTGCTTTGAAGGAAGAAGAGTACATTGTATCGGAGTCTTCAG TGACCCACAGAGAAGGGAAATTCCATTCGGAGCTTTCCAAGCTCACTGTCATTGGTCGGACACGCCACGATGAACTCTGA